The genomic segment ATGCGGCGCATCCTAAGGGAGATCGCGACGAGCGCCCGCTTCCGGGCGTGGCCATGGGCCTGGAGCTGGCGCACCGTTTGGGCTTGGGCCTGGGTTCGGAGGTGTCTCTGATTTCCCCGGTGGACTCCAAGCGTTTTCCCGTGCAGGTGAGCGGGCTCTTTAATACAGGAATGTACGAGTTCGATTCCACGCTCATCTATCTGGACATTGCCCATGCCCGGCGCGTCTATGACGTGGACGAGCTCATCACCGGTTTTGCCGTCAAGTTGAAGGACGCCGAGCAAGTGGACGCGGTTAAAAAGAATCTGCGGCGCGCTTTGCCCTTTGGCATTGATGTCTACACGTGGAAGGACTTGAACCGCACTCTTTTTGCAGCCCTGGCCCTGGAGCGCACGGTCATGTTTGTGATTGTGGGCCTGGTGGTGTTGGTGGCCTGTTTTGGAATTACCTCCAGCATGATCATGAATGTCATGGAACGCACCCGGGATGTGGGCACTCTCCGGGCAGTGGGCGCCACGCGCTGGGGGATCCGGTTGCTTTTTTTGATTGAAGGCGCTCTTGTCGGTTTGATCGGCGCGCTCCTGGGTTACGCGGGGGGGATGGGCCTTTGCTATGTGCTGGAGACCTACCCCTTTATTACCTTGCCCGCGGACATCTATTATTTGGAGCATCTGCCTGTGCAGGTGGTCAGGGCGGATGTGATCAAGATCGTTGTTTCCGCCTTTTTTCTGAGTTTGCTGGCTGCGGTTTATCCGGCGCACCGGGCCTCCCAGCTTGACCCGGTGCAGGCCCTGCGATATGAATAGAACCAACGCTCCCGCAACGATCCTGGAAACCGAGGACCTGTGGAAGGAATACCGGCAGGGGCGCACGCGGCTGGAGGTTCTCAAGGGCATTAATTTGAGGATCAAGGCGGGCGAGGTTGCGGTGATCAAGGGTCCCTCGGGGGCGGGTAAATCGACTTTGCTCCATTTGCTCGGCGGGCTGGACCGCCCCACCCGCGGTTCCATCCGTTTGGGGGACTCGAGCTGGAACCGGCTGTCCGAAAGCCGGCGTTCCCGTTTGCGCGGCCGCGGAGTCGGCTTTGTGTTTCAGTCGTATCATTTGCTGGAAGCCTTGAACGCAGTTGAAAACGTGGGCCTGCCCGCGCGAATCCATCGCGGGGTCCGGAATGTGCGCG from the Candidatus Omnitrophota bacterium genome contains:
- a CDS encoding ABC transporter permease; the protein is MRYEFSLAIRYLLTKRHESFISIVTLMSVLGVAVGVTALIVVLSVMNGFDRDLRDKFIGVQAQLVVQAPGGIVDASGLDEIIHADPEVVASAPFIQGQAMLRTEGSAFGVMVRGVDSARESQVTNVAGHFVQGSLKFPEAMWDAAHPKGDRDERPLPGVAMGLELAHRLGLGLGSEVSLISPVDSKRFPVQVSGLFNTGMYEFDSTLIYLDIAHARRVYDVDELITGFAVKLKDAEQVDAVKKNLRRALPFGIDVYTWKDLNRTLFAALALERTVMFVIVGLVVLVACFGITSSMIMNVMERTRDVGTLRAVGATRWGIRLLFLIEGALVGLIGALLGYAGGMGLCYVLETYPFITLPADIYYLEHLPVQVVRADVIKIVVSAFFLSLLAAVYPAHRASQLDPVQALRYE
- a CDS encoding ABC transporter ATP-binding protein, producing MNRTNAPATILETEDLWKEYRQGRTRLEVLKGINLRIKAGEVAVIKGPSGAGKSTLLHLLGGLDRPTRGSIRLGDSSWNRLSESRRSRLRGRGVGFVFQSYHLLEALNAVENVGLPARIHRGVRNVRGRAAELLDQVGLADRVKHRPSQLSGGEKQRVAIARALMNSPEVLLCDEPTGNLDTVNGRAIKQILWKLNRDQGKTVVIVTHDLELTRDADRVIELCDGKIV